DNA from Sorex araneus isolate mSorAra2 chromosome 6, mSorAra2.pri, whole genome shotgun sequence:
TACATAGAGGTACATAGAAATTCACACAGAATTAGatgacattttgtttgtttttagggtcaTTCACTTCCCTGATCAAGGGCTATTCCAGGTTTGAGTTCCAAAGAGACTCTCAGCTGTGCTGAGTCcaaggtcccctaagcccactCAAGCCCACTAAGCAATCACGCTACTTCCCCCACAAACTAGTTTTTCAAAGTAATATGCCaccaaatttttgtttaatttgaatgttgtattcaattaaaaattaaaactgaagttTCTATTATTTTCAGAAGAATTATATTAGAATGAACTTTACTGCAAAAATGGGAAAGAGAGAGGTAGGACTCGGGAGTCAATCCCAAGGGCATATCTCCAAGAGATATCTTGATTCTACAGAATATTATCACTCGGAGTCCTTATCTATTTTTAGGGTATCATCATATTAAATGACCCATCTACTGAGGAAGGAAATGTCATGGAATCTCTAGAACTACATGAGCAGAACATGTTACTCTTTATAAGATCTAGAACTAAAATTGATATTAAAGTGACTATAAAGAGTGGGTAGGACTGAAAACAATGCATGAGTCTTTGGATCTTGTGGAAATTTTGcaatataaaaatgctttatttaaaaactatatattaaTTTAGAATGTTACTactcatgaaaaataattttataagagcAAGATTATCCTTAAACCCAGTTCCTTTCTCCTGAACTTTTTAGATGTTGAAAAATATGAGTTGTGGATTAATAATATGATTAAGGAcacattattatttggaagtatacttttaaaatatagtcaATGCTTAAAGCTAATgctgttattaatattttatagtatttttacttATAAATACTAAATATGTCCATATAATATTATTAGACTCATATGTACctgtcaatttaaaaaatgtcaccACTTTTAAGGAAGAGAATTCTGTAGCTAGTGATTTCTTCAATATACATGACTGTTAGCAAATCAGCAGACTGACACCAAAAACTGAACAGTTATGTATTACTTCAATTAGTTTATTTTAGAGTATTATCAATTAATAGTAAGGTTTCCATCCGTACCTACAAAGTACGTGTATATTTTGGTTAATTCTTCTAATATAAGCATTGACATGCTTGAAAAAGCTGTAATATAaacacagtttattttttattcaataaaatttcaaatgctATTCTCATTTCACTATCATTCTCACTACTCTTCCTTTCTAATTTTAGAATTCAATCTTGGAGTACACAAGGCATTTGGCTCAAGAAACTTTTCatctaaatttttattacttattgGTTTACTTTGGTTTTTGATACTACTTTCAGAGTTTgagtatataattaatttttaccaTGACTATAACCaaatttaatatatatcattttcTATAAGAATCTAATTTTGTCTAGCATCTCTATAGTTTGATAATTTTTATCTCAATATGTATGCAATTTATACCACTACTACTAATAAATTTTTAGTACTATTTCATCCTCAAAAGACTCCTCCctctggaaacaaccagtattCACTGACTTTGGAAATTAGGTTTTGTTAAGCTTTTTGTATCTTGCAAGTTCTTTGTTTCAGAAATTATATTTCACATGAATAAATCTTTAATAATGgcctttacttttttatttagttCTCTTGGAATAATCAGTTTGCGATCATCCACTTAGTCTCAAAAAGTATAATTTCATGTTTTTCCCCTCATGTAATAGTAGACTTTATTAACTATCTAAATCACAGATCTTTATCCCGTCATCTACTTTGATCATTTGGGTTGATTCCCCTTTTGGTAAactgtgaatattgttatatgtCAATGAGGTATACATATTCTTTCAAATGAGTGTTTTCATGATTTTTGGATGAATTCCCGGGGTGGTTGCTAGATCATATTGATTGTCTGTTTTTTAAGGAATTgccatacattttaaaaactcatacCTTATAATATTCAATGACTAAAGAGgcataaaattgttatttttttcatgtggctgatACATCTTGTTGATGTCCATGATGCTGAATGATCTGATACAAGTTTCTCATTCTTATATTGCAGAATCTATATGCCCACTCTCGGAGCTTTGAGCTTTCTCTGGGAAATCATGCaaaacaaaagctttgtaactgagtTTGTCCTCCTCGGACTTTCACAGAATCCAAATGTTCAGaaaatcatgtttgttctatttctgCTGGTCTACATTGTGACTCTCACTGGCAATCTGCTGATTGTGGTGACCATCCGTAGCACTCCGACACTCCTGGCCTCcccaatgtacttcttcctggctttCCTGTCTCTGCTGGATGCATGCTTCTCCTCCATTATTGCCCCAAAGATGATTGTTGACCTTCTCTATGAGAAGAAAACCATTTCCTTTGTAGGCTGTCTGACCCAGCTCTTCTGTGTACACTTCTTTGGTGGGGTAGAGGTGATTGTCCTCacagccatggcctatgacaggtacgTGGCCATCTGTAAACCTTTGCACTATTCCTCTATCATGAACTCAAGACTCTGTGGCATTTTGCTTGGAGTAGCCTGGGCAGGGGGCTTTCTGCACTCCGTTATTCAAATTGCCTTTACTTGCCAGCTGCCCTTCTGTGGCCCCAATATTATCGATCATTTCATGTGTGACTTTTACCCATTGCTGAAGCTGGCCTGCACGGATCCatatgtttttaacattttggtGGTGGCCAACAGTGGGTCCATCTGCATCCTGATCTTCTCCCTGTTGCTTGTGTCCTACAGTGTCATCTTGTTCTCCCTGAGAAACCACAGCcctgaaggacagaggaaagccctctccacctgcGGAGCTCACATTGCGGTTGTGGTTATGTTATTTGTCCCGTGTATATACGAGTATGCACGACCTCCATTTGTTTTCTCCTTTGACA
Protein-coding regions in this window:
- the LOC101538503 gene encoding olfactory receptor 4C15-like; the encoded protein is MQNKSFVTEFVLLGLSQNPNVQKIMFVLFLLVYIVTLTGNLLIVVTIRSTPTLLASPMYFFLAFLSLLDACFSSIIAPKMIVDLLYEKKTISFVGCLTQLFCVHFFGGVEVIVLTAMAYDRYVAICKPLHYSSIMNSRLCGILLGVAWAGGFLHSVIQIAFTCQLPFCGPNIIDHFMCDFYPLLKLACTDPYVFNILVVANSGSICILIFSLLLVSYSVILFSLRNHSPEGQRKALSTCGAHIAVVVMLFVPCIYEYARPPFVFSFDKMMEIFYAVITPLLNPLIYTFRNKEVINAMGKLWKRLMALSDQK